From a single Francisella halioticida genomic region:
- a CDS encoding 16S rRNA (uracil(1498)-N(3))-methyltransferase: protein MRTIRGFFVEILDNTKKLSISGEYYNYFKNVLRLKKNDIVELFNNLDGIQYKTKILNINNKNIDLEVVSSKEIKNENPYNINLYQSLIKNENFELVIQKATELGVNNIYPIITEHTNHKFDKKGFDKKIERWNKIAISATEQCGRVFIPKIYALEVLQDISINMKALNFALCPYSETIKNLESQIKSSCELNIFIGPEGGFSENEINYFKENDFSMINLGKRILKAETAPINIMSIINFIKQPF, encoded by the coding sequence ATGAGAACTATTAGAGGTTTTTTTGTTGAAATTTTAGATAACACGAAAAAACTTTCAATATCTGGAGAATATTATAACTACTTTAAAAATGTTCTTAGACTTAAGAAAAACGATATAGTTGAGTTATTTAACAACTTAGATGGTATTCAATATAAAACAAAAATATTAAACATAAATAATAAAAATATCGACCTTGAAGTTGTTTCATCAAAAGAAATAAAAAATGAAAATCCATATAATATAAATTTGTATCAATCATTGATTAAAAACGAAAATTTTGAACTTGTAATTCAAAAAGCTACCGAACTAGGAGTAAACAATATATACCCTATCATTACAGAACACACAAATCATAAGTTTGATAAAAAAGGATTTGATAAAAAAATAGAAAGATGGAACAAGATAGCTATCTCCGCAACAGAGCAATGCGGTCGAGTATTTATTCCTAAAATATATGCTCTTGAAGTTTTACAAGATATAAGTATAAATATGAAAGCTTTAAACTTTGCACTCTGCCCATATTCTGAAACTATCAAAAATCTTGAGTCTCAGATAAAAAGTTCTTGTGAGCTTAATATCTTTATTGGACCTGAAGGTGGTTTTAGTGAAAATGAAATAAACTATTTTAAAGAAAATGATTTTTCTATGATAAATTTAGGTAAAAGAATACTTAAAGCTGAAACAGCACCTATAAATATAATGTCTATAATTAACTTTATCAAACAACCTTTTTAA
- a CDS encoding DUF445 family protein has product MKIFNKSLMTNLIALLLALLGYYLTDRHIENIGFYALSGALTNWVAIYMLFEKIPFLYGSGIIPNKFESFKKAIKKMIMEQFFSPENLDKFLANDEIKKYLNNTIISKINYDKIFDSFVEMLIASKYGSMIEMFLGGKDALGSLREPFIKKLDAKIIEFVDGIKIDSDTISKKASEKIEKLIDMRLDELTSQMIKEIVQRIIREHLGWLVVWGGILGGLIGLVASFIV; this is encoded by the coding sequence ATGAAAATATTTAATAAAAGTCTTATGACAAACTTAATAGCTTTGCTTTTAGCATTACTAGGATATTATCTAACAGATAGGCACATAGAAAATATTGGATTTTATGCTCTATCTGGGGCATTAACTAATTGGGTTGCTATATATATGTTATTTGAGAAAATTCCATTCCTATATGGTTCAGGAATTATTCCAAATAAGTTTGAGAGTTTTAAAAAAGCTATAAAGAAAATGATTATGGAGCAGTTTTTTTCTCCAGAAAATTTAGATAAATTCTTAGCAAATGATGAAATTAAGAAATATCTTAATAACACAATAATATCAAAGATTAATTATGACAAGATTTTTGATAGTTTTGTGGAGATGTTAATAGCTAGTAAGTATGGTTCAATGATAGAAATGTTCCTGGGAGGTAAAGATGCTTTGGGTAGCCTAAGAGAGCCTTTTATAAAAAAGCTAGATGCAAAAATTATAGAATTTGTTGATGGCATAAAAATAGATAGTGATACTATTTCAAAAAAAGCTAGTGAAAAGATAGAAAAACTTATAGATATGCGCCTAGATGAGTTAACTTCTCAAATGATAAAAGAAATTGTTCAAAGAATTATTCGTGAACATTTAGGCTGGCTTGTTGTTTGGGGTGGAATACTTGGCGGATTAATAGGCCTAGTAGCAAGTTTTATTGTTTAG
- a CDS encoding MlaD family protein — translation MNENSIKNLIAGLFVIFMVFVMVFIGFFLSGGFRNQSTTTYMTNFSSISGLNVSSSVSYKGFDVGKVSDISINKKNPKLVSVYMKIDSSIPMYKQTVATLQTVGITGQSVVELSLDINKNDVGLDLIDKQKDKINIIKSKPSQFTNIMKKVGAIADSLEQISAKLNRMLSPDNLNKFNEFTDSINILLYNLSNSSIYFNKTLMNFNDTMTESQETIARLNDVMRLLQYDPSIIVRGVEHDN, via the coding sequence ATGAATGAAAATAGTATAAAGAACCTTATCGCTGGATTATTTGTAATTTTCATGGTATTTGTGATGGTCTTTATAGGTTTCTTCCTATCAGGAGGATTTAGAAACCAATCTACAACCACTTATATGACTAATTTTTCTAGCATTTCTGGCTTAAATGTTAGTTCATCAGTTTCATATAAAGGATTCGATGTTGGTAAAGTTAGTGATATTTCTATTAATAAAAAAAACCCTAAACTAGTTAGTGTATATATGAAGATAGATAGTAGTATCCCAATGTATAAACAAACAGTTGCAACTTTACAAACTGTAGGCATCACTGGTCAATCAGTAGTAGAACTCTCGTTAGACATTAACAAAAATGATGTAGGCCTAGATCTAATAGATAAACAGAAAGATAAAATAAATATTATTAAGTCCAAACCTTCACAATTTACTAATATTATGAAAAAAGTTGGTGCGATAGCAGATTCTCTAGAACAAATTTCAGCTAAACTTAACAGAATGTTATCTCCAGATAATTTAAATAAATTCAATGAGTTTACAGATAGTATAAATATACTTCTTTATAACCTTAGTAACTCATCTATTTATTTCAATAAAACTCTTATGAATTTTAATGATACAATGACTGAAAGCCAAGAAACCATTGCTCGCTTAAATGATGTTATGCGACTACTTCAGTATGATCCTTCAATTATTGTTAGAGGAGTTGAACATGATAATTAA
- a CDS encoding ABC transporter ATP-binding protein — protein MNESIIQVRNLCTKFGKEWVHKDLNLDIPPDRISCIIGASGCGKTTLIREILMLQPIYSGKIFLLGQEISKLINNPIKRKQISSNMSMMFQHCALFSSLTNLQNVIFPLKQHTKLPTDILTDIAIIKLKMVGLKEEAFNKYPSEISGGMLKRVALARTISLDPKVVFLDEPHAGLDPSSIRAIDELILYLKEELNISVVMITHDLNTIWRIVDDIIYMDEKRIMLHDTVKFVSQQTQYESIRNFFDPHNEGKY, from the coding sequence ATGAATGAAAGTATTATTCAAGTAAGAAACCTATGTACAAAATTTGGCAAAGAGTGGGTTCATAAAGATTTAAATCTTGATATTCCTCCAGATAGAATAAGTTGTATTATTGGTGCTAGTGGATGTGGTAAAACTACTCTAATTAGAGAAATCCTTATGCTACAACCTATCTACTCTGGTAAAATTTTCTTACTAGGCCAGGAGATATCAAAACTAATTAATAATCCAATTAAACGTAAACAAATTTCTAGCAATATGAGTATGATGTTTCAGCATTGTGCCCTTTTTTCATCTCTAACCAATTTACAGAATGTAATATTTCCCTTGAAACAACACACAAAACTTCCTACAGATATACTTACAGACATAGCTATCATAAAGCTAAAAATGGTTGGTCTTAAAGAGGAAGCTTTTAATAAGTACCCTTCAGAGATAAGTGGTGGGATGTTAAAGAGGGTTGCTTTAGCAAGGACAATTTCTTTAGATCCTAAAGTTGTTTTCCTGGATGAACCACATGCAGGATTAGATCCATCCTCAATAAGGGCAATAGATGAACTTATTTTATATTTAAAAGAAGAACTTAATATATCTGTAGTTATGATCACTCATGATCTAAATACTATTTGGCGTATTGTTGATGATATAATATATATGGATGAGAAAAGAATAATGTTACATGATACTGTTAAATTTGTCTCTCAGCAAACTCAATATGAGAGTATAAGGAACTTTTTTGATCCACATAATGAAGGTAAATATTAG